The following proteins are encoded in a genomic region of Glycine max cultivar Williams 82 chromosome 18, Glycine_max_v4.0, whole genome shotgun sequence:
- the LOC100799686 gene encoding transcriptional corepressor LEUNIG_HOMOLOG isoform X2 gives MKSTMAQNQSNWEADKMLDVYIYDYLMKRKLHAAAKAFVTEGKVSTDPVAIDAPGGFLYEWWSVFWDIFISRTNEKHSEAAAAYIETQQTKAREQQLQMQQLQLMQQRSAQLQRRDPNHPSLGGSINAMNSEGMLGQPPASVLAMKMYEERMKHPHSMDSEASPTLIDPNRMALLKSAASHQGQLVHGNSGNMSTALQQGRAPLTTDIKGEVNLGATPKSLPMDTSVYRQAILHSKSGLGSAGLNQGVTGLPLKGWPLASGIDQLRPNLGVQIPKPNLTAQNQFVLASQQQQVLAQAQAQNNLGNSNYGDMDPRRLSGLPRGSLSAKDGQSTRNDGSICSQMQSDSPKMKIAQSQHSLSQQQEQLQQQSNRKRKSGAANSTGTGNTAAPSPTSSPSTHTPGDGLNTASSMQHVQKSMMMYGTEATGGLASSSNLLDDMDRFGDVDALDDNVESFLSNDGGDGGNLYGTVKQSPAEQQKESSKGFTFAEVGCRRTRNSKVTCCHFSSDGKWLASAGDDMKVDIWNMDTLETESTPAEHKSVITDVRFRPNSSQLATASTDKSVRLWDTTNPSRCLQEYSGHSSAIMSLDFHPKKTELFCFCDGENEIRYWNINSSTCTRVTKGVSAQVRFQPRLGRYLAAASDKGVSIFDVESDTQIYTLQGHPEPVSYICWDGNGDALASVSSNLVKVWSLTSGGECIHEFSSPGNQFHSCVFHPSYSTLLVVGGISSLELWNMTENKSMTITTHENVISALAQSSVTGMVASASHDNYVKLWK, from the exons ATGAAGTCCACTATGGCTCAGAATCAGAGTAATTGGGAAGCTGATAAAAT GCTTGatgtttatatttatgattatttgatgaaaagaaaattacatgCTGCTGCAAAAGCTTTTGTTACAGAAGGAAAAGTTTCCACGGATCCAGTAG CAATTGATGCACCTGGAGGATTTCTCTATGAGTGGTGGTCTGTGTTTTGGGACATATTCATCTCAAGGACAAATGAGAAACATTCTGAGGCTGCTGCAGCTTACATTGAG ACCCAGCAAACAAAAGCTAGAGAACAACAACTTCAAATGCAGCAATTGCAACTAATGCAGCAACGCAGTGCACAATTACAGCGAAGAGATCCTAATCATCCATCCCTTGGTGGTTCCATAAATGCCATGAACTCTGAAGGAATGTTGGGGCAGCCACCTGCAAGTGTGTTGGCAATGAAAATGTATGAAGAGCGAATGAAACACCCTCATTCAATGGATTCAGAGGCATCTCCAACTCTTATTGATCCCAATAGAATGGCCTTACTCAAATCTGCAGCTAGTCATCAAGG CCAATTGGTTCATGGAAATTCAGGGAATATGTCCACTGCATTGCAGCAAGGGCGGGCTCCTTTAACCACT GACATCAAAGGAGAAGTTAATTTAGGCGCCACTCCAAAGAGTTTGCCTATGGATACATCGGTTTATCGACAAGCAATTTTACATTCAAAATCTGGACTTGGCAGTGCAG GATTAAATCAAGGAGTTACAGGTCTTCCGTTGAAGGGTTGGCCTCTAGCATCT GGAATTGATCAACTAAGACCTAATTTGGGTGTCCAAATTCCGAAGCCCAATTTGACAGCCCAGAATCAATTTGTTTTGGCATCACAACAGCAACAGGTCTTGGCACAGGCTCAGGcacaaaataaccttggaaatTCTAATTATGGTGACATGGATCCTCGTAGACTTTCTGGTCTTCCACGAGGTAGCTTAAGTGCAAAGGATGGTCAGTCTACTAGAAATGATGGATCTATTTGCTCCCAAATGCAGTCAGATTCACCTAAG ATGAAGATTGCTCAGTCACAACATTCATTATCTCAACAGCAGGAGCAATTACAGCAGCAG agtaacagaaaaagaaaatctgGAGCTGCCAATAGCACTGGTACAGGTAACACTGCTGCTCCTTCCCCTACTTCATCACCATCAACACATACACCTGGTGATGGATTAAATACAGCAAGCAGCATGCAGCATGTCCAAAAGAGCATGATGATGTATGGTACAGAGGCAACAGGAGGCCTTGCATCATCGTCGAATTTGCTG GACGACATGGATCGATTTGGAGATGTTGATGCTTTAGATGATAATGTTGAATCCTTTCTATCAAATGATGGCGGAGATGGTGGGAATCTCTATGGAACAGTGAAACAAAGTCCAGCTGAGCAACAGAAAGAGTCTTCTAAAG GTTTCACCTTTGCTGAAGTTGGTTGCAGAAGAACAAGGAACAGCAAAGTTACTTGTTGTCACTTTTCTTCAGATGGAAAGTGGCTAGCCAGTGCTGGAGATGACATGAAG GTTGACATCTGGAACATGGACACTTTAGAAACAGAGAGCACTCCTGCAGAACACAAATCAGTTATTACAGATGTCCGTTTTAGACCTAATTCATCTCAGTTGGCGACTGCTTCAACTGATAAATCTGTGCGGTTATGGGACACAACCAAT CCAAGCCGTTGTCTGCAAGAATATAGTGGGCATTCATCAGCTATAATGTCTCTTGATTTCCATCCTAAGAAGACTGAACTTTTCTGCTTCTGTGATGGTGAGAATGAAATTCGGTATTGGAATATTAATTCATCCACCTGCACCCGTGTAACTAAG GGAGTTAGTGCACAAGTCAGGTTTCAGCCTAGACTGGGACGTTACCTGGCAGCAGCTTCTGATAAAGGGGTGTCAATTTTTGATGTTGAATCTGATACACAAATTTACACCCTCCAG GGACATCCTGAACCGGTGAGCTATATTTGCTGGGATGGCAATGGTGATGCCTTGGCATCTGTGAGTTCAAATTTGGTGAAGGTTTGGAGTTTGACCTCAGGAGGAGAATGCATTCATGAGTTCAGCTCCCCTGGGAACCAATTTCATTCCTGTGTTTTCCATCCAAGTTATTCAACTTTGTTGGTGGTTGGAGGAATTTCA TCCTTGGAGTTATGGAACATGACAGAGAACAAAAGCATGACAATTACTACACATGAAAATGTAATATCTGCTTTGGCTCAGTCTTCTGTCACTGGAATGGTTGCCTCTGCAAGTCATGACAACTATGTAAAGCTGTGGAAATAA
- the LOC100799686 gene encoding transcriptional corepressor LEUNIG_HOMOLOG isoform X1, which produces MKSTMAQNQSNWEADKMLDVYIYDYLMKRKLHAAAKAFVTEGKVSTDPVAIDAPGGFLYEWWSVFWDIFISRTNEKHSEAAAAYIETQQTKAREQQLQMQQLQLMQQRSAQLQRRDPNHPSLGGSINAMNSEGMLGQPPASVLAMKMYEERMKHPHSMDSEASPTLIDPNRMALLKSAASHQGQLVHGNSGNMSTALQQGRAPLTTDIKGEVNLGATPKSLPMDTSVYRQAILHSKSGLGSAGLNQGVTGLPLKGWPLASGIDQLRPNLGVQIPKPNLTAQNQFVLASQQQQVLAQAQAQNNLGNSNYGDMDPRRLSGLPRGSLSAKDGQSTRNDGSICSQMQSDSPKQMKIAQSQHSLSQQQEQLQQQSNRKRKSGAANSTGTGNTAAPSPTSSPSTHTPGDGLNTASSMQHVQKSMMMYGTEATGGLASSSNLLDDMDRFGDVDALDDNVESFLSNDGGDGGNLYGTVKQSPAEQQKESSKGFTFAEVGCRRTRNSKVTCCHFSSDGKWLASAGDDMKVDIWNMDTLETESTPAEHKSVITDVRFRPNSSQLATASTDKSVRLWDTTNPSRCLQEYSGHSSAIMSLDFHPKKTELFCFCDGENEIRYWNINSSTCTRVTKGVSAQVRFQPRLGRYLAAASDKGVSIFDVESDTQIYTLQGHPEPVSYICWDGNGDALASVSSNLVKVWSLTSGGECIHEFSSPGNQFHSCVFHPSYSTLLVVGGISSLELWNMTENKSMTITTHENVISALAQSSVTGMVASASHDNYVKLWK; this is translated from the exons ATGAAGTCCACTATGGCTCAGAATCAGAGTAATTGGGAAGCTGATAAAAT GCTTGatgtttatatttatgattatttgatgaaaagaaaattacatgCTGCTGCAAAAGCTTTTGTTACAGAAGGAAAAGTTTCCACGGATCCAGTAG CAATTGATGCACCTGGAGGATTTCTCTATGAGTGGTGGTCTGTGTTTTGGGACATATTCATCTCAAGGACAAATGAGAAACATTCTGAGGCTGCTGCAGCTTACATTGAG ACCCAGCAAACAAAAGCTAGAGAACAACAACTTCAAATGCAGCAATTGCAACTAATGCAGCAACGCAGTGCACAATTACAGCGAAGAGATCCTAATCATCCATCCCTTGGTGGTTCCATAAATGCCATGAACTCTGAAGGAATGTTGGGGCAGCCACCTGCAAGTGTGTTGGCAATGAAAATGTATGAAGAGCGAATGAAACACCCTCATTCAATGGATTCAGAGGCATCTCCAACTCTTATTGATCCCAATAGAATGGCCTTACTCAAATCTGCAGCTAGTCATCAAGG CCAATTGGTTCATGGAAATTCAGGGAATATGTCCACTGCATTGCAGCAAGGGCGGGCTCCTTTAACCACT GACATCAAAGGAGAAGTTAATTTAGGCGCCACTCCAAAGAGTTTGCCTATGGATACATCGGTTTATCGACAAGCAATTTTACATTCAAAATCTGGACTTGGCAGTGCAG GATTAAATCAAGGAGTTACAGGTCTTCCGTTGAAGGGTTGGCCTCTAGCATCT GGAATTGATCAACTAAGACCTAATTTGGGTGTCCAAATTCCGAAGCCCAATTTGACAGCCCAGAATCAATTTGTTTTGGCATCACAACAGCAACAGGTCTTGGCACAGGCTCAGGcacaaaataaccttggaaatTCTAATTATGGTGACATGGATCCTCGTAGACTTTCTGGTCTTCCACGAGGTAGCTTAAGTGCAAAGGATGGTCAGTCTACTAGAAATGATGGATCTATTTGCTCCCAAATGCAGTCAGATTCACCTAAG CAGATGAAGATTGCTCAGTCACAACATTCATTATCTCAACAGCAGGAGCAATTACAGCAGCAG agtaacagaaaaagaaaatctgGAGCTGCCAATAGCACTGGTACAGGTAACACTGCTGCTCCTTCCCCTACTTCATCACCATCAACACATACACCTGGTGATGGATTAAATACAGCAAGCAGCATGCAGCATGTCCAAAAGAGCATGATGATGTATGGTACAGAGGCAACAGGAGGCCTTGCATCATCGTCGAATTTGCTG GACGACATGGATCGATTTGGAGATGTTGATGCTTTAGATGATAATGTTGAATCCTTTCTATCAAATGATGGCGGAGATGGTGGGAATCTCTATGGAACAGTGAAACAAAGTCCAGCTGAGCAACAGAAAGAGTCTTCTAAAG GTTTCACCTTTGCTGAAGTTGGTTGCAGAAGAACAAGGAACAGCAAAGTTACTTGTTGTCACTTTTCTTCAGATGGAAAGTGGCTAGCCAGTGCTGGAGATGACATGAAG GTTGACATCTGGAACATGGACACTTTAGAAACAGAGAGCACTCCTGCAGAACACAAATCAGTTATTACAGATGTCCGTTTTAGACCTAATTCATCTCAGTTGGCGACTGCTTCAACTGATAAATCTGTGCGGTTATGGGACACAACCAAT CCAAGCCGTTGTCTGCAAGAATATAGTGGGCATTCATCAGCTATAATGTCTCTTGATTTCCATCCTAAGAAGACTGAACTTTTCTGCTTCTGTGATGGTGAGAATGAAATTCGGTATTGGAATATTAATTCATCCACCTGCACCCGTGTAACTAAG GGAGTTAGTGCACAAGTCAGGTTTCAGCCTAGACTGGGACGTTACCTGGCAGCAGCTTCTGATAAAGGGGTGTCAATTTTTGATGTTGAATCTGATACACAAATTTACACCCTCCAG GGACATCCTGAACCGGTGAGCTATATTTGCTGGGATGGCAATGGTGATGCCTTGGCATCTGTGAGTTCAAATTTGGTGAAGGTTTGGAGTTTGACCTCAGGAGGAGAATGCATTCATGAGTTCAGCTCCCCTGGGAACCAATTTCATTCCTGTGTTTTCCATCCAAGTTATTCAACTTTGTTGGTGGTTGGAGGAATTTCA TCCTTGGAGTTATGGAACATGACAGAGAACAAAAGCATGACAATTACTACACATGAAAATGTAATATCTGCTTTGGCTCAGTCTTCTGTCACTGGAATGGTTGCCTCTGCAAGTCATGACAACTATGTAAAGCTGTGGAAATAA
- the LOC100799686 gene encoding transcriptional corepressor LEUNIG_HOMOLOG isoform X3 produces MKSTMAQNQSNWEADKMLDVYIYDYLMKRKLHAAAKAFVTEGKVSTDPVAIDAPGGFLYEWWSVFWDIFISRTNEKHSEAAAAYIETQQTKAREQQLQMQQLQLMQQRSAQLQRRDPNHPSLGGSINAMNSEGMLGQPPASVLAMKMYEERMKHPHSMDSEASPTLIDPNRMALLKSAASHQGQLVHGNSGNMSTALQQGRAPLTTDIKGEVNLGATPKSLPMDTSVYRQAILHSKSGLGSAGLNQGVTGLPLKGWPLASGIDQLRPNLGVQIPKPNLTAQNQFVLASQQQQVLAQAQAQNNLGNSNYGDMDPRRLSGLPRGSLSAKDGQSTRNDGSICSQMQSDSPKQMKIAQSQHSLSQQQEQLQQQSNRKRKSGAANSTGTASSMQHVQKSMMMYGTEATGGLASSSNLLDDMDRFGDVDALDDNVESFLSNDGGDGGNLYGTVKQSPAEQQKESSKGFTFAEVGCRRTRNSKVTCCHFSSDGKWLASAGDDMKVDIWNMDTLETESTPAEHKSVITDVRFRPNSSQLATASTDKSVRLWDTTNPSRCLQEYSGHSSAIMSLDFHPKKTELFCFCDGENEIRYWNINSSTCTRVTKGVSAQVRFQPRLGRYLAAASDKGVSIFDVESDTQIYTLQGHPEPVSYICWDGNGDALASVSSNLVKVWSLTSGGECIHEFSSPGNQFHSCVFHPSYSTLLVVGGISSLELWNMTENKSMTITTHENVISALAQSSVTGMVASASHDNYVKLWK; encoded by the exons ATGAAGTCCACTATGGCTCAGAATCAGAGTAATTGGGAAGCTGATAAAAT GCTTGatgtttatatttatgattatttgatgaaaagaaaattacatgCTGCTGCAAAAGCTTTTGTTACAGAAGGAAAAGTTTCCACGGATCCAGTAG CAATTGATGCACCTGGAGGATTTCTCTATGAGTGGTGGTCTGTGTTTTGGGACATATTCATCTCAAGGACAAATGAGAAACATTCTGAGGCTGCTGCAGCTTACATTGAG ACCCAGCAAACAAAAGCTAGAGAACAACAACTTCAAATGCAGCAATTGCAACTAATGCAGCAACGCAGTGCACAATTACAGCGAAGAGATCCTAATCATCCATCCCTTGGTGGTTCCATAAATGCCATGAACTCTGAAGGAATGTTGGGGCAGCCACCTGCAAGTGTGTTGGCAATGAAAATGTATGAAGAGCGAATGAAACACCCTCATTCAATGGATTCAGAGGCATCTCCAACTCTTATTGATCCCAATAGAATGGCCTTACTCAAATCTGCAGCTAGTCATCAAGG CCAATTGGTTCATGGAAATTCAGGGAATATGTCCACTGCATTGCAGCAAGGGCGGGCTCCTTTAACCACT GACATCAAAGGAGAAGTTAATTTAGGCGCCACTCCAAAGAGTTTGCCTATGGATACATCGGTTTATCGACAAGCAATTTTACATTCAAAATCTGGACTTGGCAGTGCAG GATTAAATCAAGGAGTTACAGGTCTTCCGTTGAAGGGTTGGCCTCTAGCATCT GGAATTGATCAACTAAGACCTAATTTGGGTGTCCAAATTCCGAAGCCCAATTTGACAGCCCAGAATCAATTTGTTTTGGCATCACAACAGCAACAGGTCTTGGCACAGGCTCAGGcacaaaataaccttggaaatTCTAATTATGGTGACATGGATCCTCGTAGACTTTCTGGTCTTCCACGAGGTAGCTTAAGTGCAAAGGATGGTCAGTCTACTAGAAATGATGGATCTATTTGCTCCCAAATGCAGTCAGATTCACCTAAG CAGATGAAGATTGCTCAGTCACAACATTCATTATCTCAACAGCAGGAGCAATTACAGCAGCAG agtaacagaaaaagaaaatctgGAGCTGCCAATAGCACTGGTACAG CAAGCAGCATGCAGCATGTCCAAAAGAGCATGATGATGTATGGTACAGAGGCAACAGGAGGCCTTGCATCATCGTCGAATTTGCTG GACGACATGGATCGATTTGGAGATGTTGATGCTTTAGATGATAATGTTGAATCCTTTCTATCAAATGATGGCGGAGATGGTGGGAATCTCTATGGAACAGTGAAACAAAGTCCAGCTGAGCAACAGAAAGAGTCTTCTAAAG GTTTCACCTTTGCTGAAGTTGGTTGCAGAAGAACAAGGAACAGCAAAGTTACTTGTTGTCACTTTTCTTCAGATGGAAAGTGGCTAGCCAGTGCTGGAGATGACATGAAG GTTGACATCTGGAACATGGACACTTTAGAAACAGAGAGCACTCCTGCAGAACACAAATCAGTTATTACAGATGTCCGTTTTAGACCTAATTCATCTCAGTTGGCGACTGCTTCAACTGATAAATCTGTGCGGTTATGGGACACAACCAAT CCAAGCCGTTGTCTGCAAGAATATAGTGGGCATTCATCAGCTATAATGTCTCTTGATTTCCATCCTAAGAAGACTGAACTTTTCTGCTTCTGTGATGGTGAGAATGAAATTCGGTATTGGAATATTAATTCATCCACCTGCACCCGTGTAACTAAG GGAGTTAGTGCACAAGTCAGGTTTCAGCCTAGACTGGGACGTTACCTGGCAGCAGCTTCTGATAAAGGGGTGTCAATTTTTGATGTTGAATCTGATACACAAATTTACACCCTCCAG GGACATCCTGAACCGGTGAGCTATATTTGCTGGGATGGCAATGGTGATGCCTTGGCATCTGTGAGTTCAAATTTGGTGAAGGTTTGGAGTTTGACCTCAGGAGGAGAATGCATTCATGAGTTCAGCTCCCCTGGGAACCAATTTCATTCCTGTGTTTTCCATCCAAGTTATTCAACTTTGTTGGTGGTTGGAGGAATTTCA TCCTTGGAGTTATGGAACATGACAGAGAACAAAAGCATGACAATTACTACACATGAAAATGTAATATCTGCTTTGGCTCAGTCTTCTGTCACTGGAATGGTTGCCTCTGCAAGTCATGACAACTATGTAAAGCTGTGGAAATAA
- the LOC100799686 gene encoding transcriptional corepressor LEUNIG_HOMOLOG isoform X4, with protein sequence MKSTMAQNQSNWEADKMLDVYIYDYLMKRKLHAAAKAFVTEGKVSTDPVAIDAPGGFLYEWWSVFWDIFISRTNEKHSEAAAAYIETQQTKAREQQLQMQQLQLMQQRSAQLQRRDPNHPSLGGSINAMNSEGMLGQPPASVLAMKMYEERMKHPHSMDSEASPTLIDPNRMALLKSAASHQGQLVHGNSGNMSTALQQGRAPLTTDIKGEVNLGATPKSLPMDTSVYRQAILHSKSGLGSAGLNQGVTGLPLKGWPLASGIDQLRPNLGVQIPKPNLTAQNQFVLASQQQQVLAQAQAQNNLGNSNYGDMDPRRLSGLPRGSLSAKDGQSTRNDGSICSQMQSDSPKMKIAQSQHSLSQQQEQLQQQSNRKRKSGAANSTGTASSMQHVQKSMMMYGTEATGGLASSSNLLDDMDRFGDVDALDDNVESFLSNDGGDGGNLYGTVKQSPAEQQKESSKGFTFAEVGCRRTRNSKVTCCHFSSDGKWLASAGDDMKVDIWNMDTLETESTPAEHKSVITDVRFRPNSSQLATASTDKSVRLWDTTNPSRCLQEYSGHSSAIMSLDFHPKKTELFCFCDGENEIRYWNINSSTCTRVTKGVSAQVRFQPRLGRYLAAASDKGVSIFDVESDTQIYTLQGHPEPVSYICWDGNGDALASVSSNLVKVWSLTSGGECIHEFSSPGNQFHSCVFHPSYSTLLVVGGISSLELWNMTENKSMTITTHENVISALAQSSVTGMVASASHDNYVKLWK encoded by the exons ATGAAGTCCACTATGGCTCAGAATCAGAGTAATTGGGAAGCTGATAAAAT GCTTGatgtttatatttatgattatttgatgaaaagaaaattacatgCTGCTGCAAAAGCTTTTGTTACAGAAGGAAAAGTTTCCACGGATCCAGTAG CAATTGATGCACCTGGAGGATTTCTCTATGAGTGGTGGTCTGTGTTTTGGGACATATTCATCTCAAGGACAAATGAGAAACATTCTGAGGCTGCTGCAGCTTACATTGAG ACCCAGCAAACAAAAGCTAGAGAACAACAACTTCAAATGCAGCAATTGCAACTAATGCAGCAACGCAGTGCACAATTACAGCGAAGAGATCCTAATCATCCATCCCTTGGTGGTTCCATAAATGCCATGAACTCTGAAGGAATGTTGGGGCAGCCACCTGCAAGTGTGTTGGCAATGAAAATGTATGAAGAGCGAATGAAACACCCTCATTCAATGGATTCAGAGGCATCTCCAACTCTTATTGATCCCAATAGAATGGCCTTACTCAAATCTGCAGCTAGTCATCAAGG CCAATTGGTTCATGGAAATTCAGGGAATATGTCCACTGCATTGCAGCAAGGGCGGGCTCCTTTAACCACT GACATCAAAGGAGAAGTTAATTTAGGCGCCACTCCAAAGAGTTTGCCTATGGATACATCGGTTTATCGACAAGCAATTTTACATTCAAAATCTGGACTTGGCAGTGCAG GATTAAATCAAGGAGTTACAGGTCTTCCGTTGAAGGGTTGGCCTCTAGCATCT GGAATTGATCAACTAAGACCTAATTTGGGTGTCCAAATTCCGAAGCCCAATTTGACAGCCCAGAATCAATTTGTTTTGGCATCACAACAGCAACAGGTCTTGGCACAGGCTCAGGcacaaaataaccttggaaatTCTAATTATGGTGACATGGATCCTCGTAGACTTTCTGGTCTTCCACGAGGTAGCTTAAGTGCAAAGGATGGTCAGTCTACTAGAAATGATGGATCTATTTGCTCCCAAATGCAGTCAGATTCACCTAAG ATGAAGATTGCTCAGTCACAACATTCATTATCTCAACAGCAGGAGCAATTACAGCAGCAG agtaacagaaaaagaaaatctgGAGCTGCCAATAGCACTGGTACAG CAAGCAGCATGCAGCATGTCCAAAAGAGCATGATGATGTATGGTACAGAGGCAACAGGAGGCCTTGCATCATCGTCGAATTTGCTG GACGACATGGATCGATTTGGAGATGTTGATGCTTTAGATGATAATGTTGAATCCTTTCTATCAAATGATGGCGGAGATGGTGGGAATCTCTATGGAACAGTGAAACAAAGTCCAGCTGAGCAACAGAAAGAGTCTTCTAAAG GTTTCACCTTTGCTGAAGTTGGTTGCAGAAGAACAAGGAACAGCAAAGTTACTTGTTGTCACTTTTCTTCAGATGGAAAGTGGCTAGCCAGTGCTGGAGATGACATGAAG GTTGACATCTGGAACATGGACACTTTAGAAACAGAGAGCACTCCTGCAGAACACAAATCAGTTATTACAGATGTCCGTTTTAGACCTAATTCATCTCAGTTGGCGACTGCTTCAACTGATAAATCTGTGCGGTTATGGGACACAACCAAT CCAAGCCGTTGTCTGCAAGAATATAGTGGGCATTCATCAGCTATAATGTCTCTTGATTTCCATCCTAAGAAGACTGAACTTTTCTGCTTCTGTGATGGTGAGAATGAAATTCGGTATTGGAATATTAATTCATCCACCTGCACCCGTGTAACTAAG GGAGTTAGTGCACAAGTCAGGTTTCAGCCTAGACTGGGACGTTACCTGGCAGCAGCTTCTGATAAAGGGGTGTCAATTTTTGATGTTGAATCTGATACACAAATTTACACCCTCCAG GGACATCCTGAACCGGTGAGCTATATTTGCTGGGATGGCAATGGTGATGCCTTGGCATCTGTGAGTTCAAATTTGGTGAAGGTTTGGAGTTTGACCTCAGGAGGAGAATGCATTCATGAGTTCAGCTCCCCTGGGAACCAATTTCATTCCTGTGTTTTCCATCCAAGTTATTCAACTTTGTTGGTGGTTGGAGGAATTTCA TCCTTGGAGTTATGGAACATGACAGAGAACAAAAGCATGACAATTACTACACATGAAAATGTAATATCTGCTTTGGCTCAGTCTTCTGTCACTGGAATGGTTGCCTCTGCAAGTCATGACAACTATGTAAAGCTGTGGAAATAA